A single genomic interval of Streptomyces sp. BA2 harbors:
- the rpmC gene encoding 50S ribosomal protein L29, translated as MSAGTKASELRELGDEELLNKLREAKEELFNLRFQAATGQLENHGRLKAVRKDIARIYTLMRERELGIETVESA; from the coding sequence ATGTCGGCCGGTACCAAGGCGTCCGAGCTGCGCGAACTGGGTGACGAGGAGCTTCTCAACAAGCTCCGCGAAGCCAAGGAAGAGCTGTTCAACCTCCGCTTCCAGGCGGCGACCGGTCAGCTCGAGAACCACGGTCGGCTGAAGGCCGTCCGTAAGGACATCGCGCGGATCTACACCCTGATGCGTGAGCGCGAGCTGGGCATCGAGACGGTGGAGAGCGCCTGA
- the rplN gene encoding 50S ribosomal protein L14: MIQQESRLRVADNTGAKEILTIRVLGGSGRRYAGIGDVIVATVKDAIPGGNVKKGDVVKAVIVRTVKERRRPDGSYIRFDENAAVILKNDGDPRGTRIFGPVGRELREKKFMKIISLAPEVL, encoded by the coding sequence GTGATCCAGCAGGAGTCGCGACTGCGCGTCGCCGACAACACGGGTGCGAAGGAAATTCTCACCATCCGTGTTCTCGGTGGCTCGGGTCGCCGCTACGCGGGCATCGGTGACGTCATCGTCGCCACCGTCAAGGACGCGATCCCCGGTGGCAACGTGAAGAAGGGTGACGTCGTCAAGGCGGTCATCGTTCGCACCGTCAAGGAGCGCCGCCGTCCCGACGGCTCGTACATCCGCTTCGACGAGAACGCCGCCGTCATTCTGAAGAACGACGGCGACCCTCGCGGCACCCGTATCTTCGGCCCGGTGGGCCGTGAGCTGCGCGAGAAGAAGTTCATGAAGATCATCTCGCTCGCGCCGGAGGTGCTGTAA
- the tuf gene encoding elongation factor Tu — MAKAKFERTKPHVNIGTIGHIDHGKTTLTAAITKVLHDAYPELNEASAFDQIDKAPEERQRGITISIAHVEYQTETRHYAHVDCPGHADYIKNMITGAAQMDGAILVVAATDGPMPQTKEHVLLARQVGVPYIVVALNKADMVDDEEILELVELEVRELLSEYEFPGDDLPVVKVSALKALEGDKEWGESVLNLMKAVDESIPEPERDVDKPFLMPIEDVFTITGRGTVVTGRIERGILKVNETVDIIGIKTEKTTTTVTGIEMFRKLLDEGQAGENVGLLLRGIKREDVERGQVIIKPGSVTPHTEFEAQAYILSKDEGGRHTPFFNNYRPQFYFRTTDVTGVVTLPEGTEMVMPGDNTEMTVELIQPVAMEEGLKFAIREGGRTVGAGQVTKINK, encoded by the coding sequence GTGGCGAAGGCAAAGTTCGAGCGGACTAAGCCGCACGTCAACATCGGCACCATCGGTCACATTGACCACGGTAAGACGACCCTCACGGCCGCCATTACCAAGGTGCTGCACGACGCGTACCCCGAGCTGAACGAGGCCTCGGCCTTCGACCAGATCGACAAGGCTCCCGAGGAGCGCCAGCGCGGTATCACGATCTCGATCGCGCACGTCGAGTACCAGACGGAGACGCGTCACTACGCGCACGTCGACTGCCCGGGTCACGCGGACTACATCAAGAACATGATCACGGGTGCCGCGCAGATGGACGGCGCCATCCTCGTGGTCGCCGCCACCGACGGCCCGATGCCGCAGACCAAGGAGCACGTGCTCCTGGCCCGCCAGGTCGGCGTTCCGTACATCGTCGTCGCCCTGAACAAGGCCGACATGGTGGACGACGAGGAGATCCTGGAGCTCGTCGAGCTCGAGGTCCGTGAGCTCCTCTCCGAGTACGAGTTCCCGGGCGACGACCTGCCGGTCGTCAAGGTCTCGGCGCTCAAGGCGCTCGAGGGCGACAAGGAGTGGGGTGAGTCCGTCCTCAACCTGATGAAGGCTGTCGACGAGTCCATCCCGGAGCCCGAGCGTGACGTCGACAAGCCGTTCCTGATGCCGATCGAGGACGTCTTCACGATCACCGGTCGTGGCACCGTCGTCACCGGTCGTATCGAGCGCGGCATCCTCAAGGTCAACGAGACCGTCGACATCATCGGCATCAAGACCGAGAAGACCACCACCACGGTCACCGGCATCGAGATGTTCCGCAAGCTGCTCGACGAGGGCCAGGCCGGTGAGAACGTCGGTCTGCTCCTCCGTGGCATCAAGCGCGAGGACGTCGAGCGCGGCCAGGTCATCATCAAGCCCGGTTCGGTCACGCCGCACACCGAGTTCGAGGCCCAGGCCTACATCCTGTCGAAGGACGAGGGTGGCCGTCACACCCCCTTCTTCAACAACTACCGCCCGCAGTTCTACTTCCGCACCACGGACGTGACCGGCGTCGTGACCCTCCCCGAGGGCACCGAGATGGTCATGCCGGGCGACAACACTGAGATGACCGTTGAGCTCATCCAGCCCGTCGCGATGGAAGAGGGCCTGAAGTTCGCCATCCGTGAGGGTGGCCGGACCGTCGGCGCCGGCCAGGTCACCAAGATCAACAAGTAA
- the rplE gene encoding 50S ribosomal protein L5 has translation MTTTTSPRLKTKYREEIAAKLQEEFSYENVMQTPGLVKIVVNMGVGDAARDSKLMDGAVRDLTTITGQKPAITKARKSIAQFKLREGQPIGCHVTLRGDRMWEFLDRTLSLALPRIRDFRGLSPKQFDGRGNYTFGLTEQVMFHEIDQDKIDRVRGMDITVVTTATNDAEGRALLRHLGFPFKEA, from the coding sequence ATGACGACCACCACCAGCCCGCGTCTGAAGACGAAGTACCGCGAGGAGATCGCGGCGAAGCTGCAGGAAGAGTTCTCGTACGAGAACGTCATGCAGACGCCGGGCCTCGTCAAGATCGTGGTCAACATGGGTGTCGGCGACGCCGCCCGTGACTCGAAGCTCATGGACGGTGCCGTCCGTGACCTGACCACCATCACGGGTCAGAAGCCGGCCATCACGAAGGCCCGGAAGTCCATCGCGCAGTTCAAGCTGCGCGAGGGTCAGCCGATCGGCTGCCACGTCACGCTCCGTGGCGACCGCATGTGGGAGTTCCTGGACCGCACCCTGTCGCTCGCGCTTCCGCGCATCCGCGACTTCCGTGGTCTGTCCCCCAAGCAGTTCGACGGCCGTGGCAACTACACCTTCGGTCTCACGGAGCAGGTCATGTTCCACGAGATCGACCAGGACAAGATCGACCGCGTCCGGGGTATGGACATCACCGTGGTCACCACGGCGACCAACGACGCTGAGGGCCGTGCCCTTCTCCGTCA
- the rpsS gene encoding 30S ribosomal protein S19 → MPRSLKKGPFVDGHLIKKVDVQNEAGSKNVIKTWSRRSMIVPAMLGHTIAVHNGKTHIPVFVTEAMVGHKLGEFSPTRTFRGHVKDDRKSKRR, encoded by the coding sequence ATGCCGCGCAGTCTCAAGAAGGGGCCCTTCGTCGACGGACACCTCATCAAGAAGGTGGATGTCCAGAACGAAGCTGGTTCCAAGAACGTCATCAAGACCTGGTCCCGTCGCTCGATGATCGTCCCGGCCATGCTGGGCCACACGATCGCGGTGCACAACGGCAAGACCCACATCCCGGTGTTCGTCACCGAGGCGATGGTCGGCCACAAGCTCGGCGAGTTCTCGCCGACTCGCACCTTCCGCGGCCACGTCAAGGACGACCGGAAGTCGAAGCGCCGCTAG
- the rpsJ gene encoding 30S ribosomal protein S10: protein MAGQKIRIRLKAYDHEVIDSSAKKIVETVTRTGASVAGPVPLPTEKNVYCVIKSPHKYKDSREHFEMRTHKRLIDILDPTPKTVDSLMRLDLPAGVDIEIKL, encoded by the coding sequence ATGGCGGGACAGAAGATCCGCATCCGGCTCAAGGCCTACGACCACGAGGTCATCGACTCTTCGGCGAAGAAGATCGTCGAGACGGTGACTCGCACTGGTGCGTCGGTCGCAGGCCCGGTGCCGCTGCCCACTGAGAAGAACGTGTACTGCGTCATCAAGTCGCCGCACAAGTACAAGGACTCGCGCGAGCACTTCGAGATGCGCACGCACAAGCGCTTGATCGACATTCTCGACCCGACGCCCAAGACCGTTGACTCGTTGATGCGCCTGGACCTTCCGGCCGGCGTCGACATCGAGATCAAGCTCTGA
- the rpsC gene encoding 30S ribosomal protein S3, whose product MGQKVNPHGFRLGITTDFKSRWYADKLYKDYVKEDVAIRRMMTSGMERAGISKVEIERTRDRVRVDIHTARPGIVIGRRGAEADRIRGDLEKLTGKQVQLNILEVKNPEVDAQLVAQAVAEQLSSRVSFRRAMRKSMQSTMKAGAKGIKIQCGGRLGGAEMSRSEFYREGRVPLHTLRANVDYGFFEAKTTFGRIGVKVWIYKGDVKNIAEVRAENAAARAGNRPARGGGNDRPARGGRGGERGGRGRKPQQQSAPAAEAPKADAPAAAAAPAESTGTEA is encoded by the coding sequence ATGGGCCAGAAGGTAAACCCGCACGGGTTCCGGCTCGGCATCACCACCGACTTCAAGTCGCGTTGGTACGCCGACAAGCTGTACAAGGACTACGTCAAGGAAGACGTCGCCATCCGTCGGATGATGACGTCCGGCATGGAGCGCGCCGGCATCTCGAAGGTTGAGATCGAGCGCACCCGTGACCGCGTGCGGGTGGACATCCACACCGCGCGTCCCGGCATCGTCATCGGCCGCCGTGGCGCCGAGGCCGACCGCATCCGCGGTGACCTCGAGAAGCTCACGGGCAAGCAGGTTCAGCTGAACATCCTCGAGGTCAAGAACCCCGAGGTCGACGCTCAGCTGGTCGCGCAGGCCGTTGCAGAGCAGCTGTCCTCCCGCGTCTCCTTCCGTCGCGCCATGCGTAAGAGCATGCAGTCGACGATGAAGGCCGGCGCCAAGGGCATCAAGATCCAGTGTGGTGGCCGTCTCGGCGGCGCCGAGATGTCCCGCTCGGAGTTCTACCGCGAGGGCCGCGTGCCCCTGCACACCCTCCGTGCGAACGTCGACTACGGCTTCTTCGAGGCCAAGACGACCTTCGGCCGTATCGGCGTGAAGGTCTGGATCTACAAGGGCGACGTCAAGAACATCGCCGAGGTCCGCGCCGAGAACGCCGCGGCCCGTGCGGGTAACCGCCCGGCCCGTGGTGGCGGCAACGACCGCCCGGCCCGTGGTGGCCGTGGTGGCGAGCGTGGCGGCCGCGGCCGCAAGCCGCAGCAGCAGTCCGCGCCGGCTGCCGAGGCCCCCAAGGCCGACGCTCCCGCCGCAGCTGCCGCTCCGGCTGAGAGCACCGGAACGGAGGCCTGA
- the rplP gene encoding 50S ribosomal protein L16: MLIPRRVKHRKQHHPKRSGMSKGGTQVAFGEYGIQALTPAYVTNRQIEAARIAMTRHIKRGGKVWINIYPDRPLTKKPAETRMGSGKGSPEWWVANVKPGRVMFELSYPNEKTAREALTRAAHKLPMKCRIVRREAGES, from the coding sequence ATGCTGATCCCTCGTAGGGTCAAGCACCGCAAGCAGCACCACCCCAAGCGCAGCGGTATGTCAAAGGGTGGTACGCAGGTTGCGTTCGGCGAGTACGGCATTCAGGCCCTCACTCCGGCGTACGTGACCAACCGCCAGATCGAGGCGGCTCGTATCGCGATGACCCGCCACATCAAGCGTGGCGGCAAGGTCTGGATCAACATCTACCCGGACCGCCCGCTGACGAAGAAGCCCGCCGAGACCCGCATGGGTTCCGGTAAGGGTTCCCCCGAGTGGTGGGTCGCGAACGTCAAGCCCGGACGGGTGATGTTCGAGCTGTCCTACCCGAATGAGAAGACTGCGCGTGAGGCGCTTACCCGCGCTGCTCACAAGCTTCCGATGAAGTGCCGGATTGTTCGGCGCGAGGCAGGTGAGTCGTGA
- the rplV gene encoding 50S ribosomal protein L22, with protein MEARAQARYIRVTPMKARRVVDLIRGMDATEAQAVLRFAPQAASVPVGKVLDSAIANAAHNYDHSDASSLVISEAYVDEGPTLKRFRPRAQGRAYRIRKRTSHITVVVSSKEGTR; from the coding sequence ATGGAAGCCAGGGCCCAGGCGCGGTACATCCGCGTCACGCCCATGAAGGCCCGCCGAGTGGTGGACCTCATCCGTGGCATGGATGCCACGGAGGCTCAGGCGGTCCTGCGTTTCGCCCCGCAGGCCGCGAGCGTGCCGGTTGGCAAGGTGCTTGACAGCGCCATCGCCAACGCTGCACACAACTACGACCACAGTGACGCCTCTTCGCTGGTCATCAGCGAGGCGTACGTGGATGAGGGCCCGACCCTGAAGCGGTTCCGTCCGCGTGCCCAGGGCCGTGCCTACCGGATCCGTAAGCGGACCAGCCACATCACCGTGGTCGTCAGCAGCAAGGAAGGAACCCGGTAA
- the rplX gene encoding 50S ribosomal protein L24 codes for MKIKKGDLVQVITGKDKGKQGKVIAAYPRDERVLVEGVNRVKKHTKAGPTASGSQAGGIVTTEAPVHVSNVQLVVEKDGNKVVTRVGFRFDDDGNKIRVAKRTGEDI; via the coding sequence ATGAAGATCAAGAAGGGCGACCTGGTCCAGGTCATCACCGGTAAGGACAAGGGCAAGCAGGGCAAGGTCATTGCCGCTTACCCGCGCGACGAGCGCGTCCTGGTCGAGGGTGTCAACCGGGTCAAGAAGCACACGAAGGCCGGCCCGACCGCCAGCGGTTCGCAGGCCGGCGGCATCGTGACCACCGAGGCCCCTGTCCACGTCTCCAACGTCCAGCTGGTCGTGGAGAAGGACGGCAACAAGGTTGTCACGCGTGTCGGTTTCCGCTTCGACGATGACGGCAACAAGATCCGCGTTGCCAAGCGGACGGGTGAGGACATCTGA
- the rplC gene encoding 50S ribosomal protein L3 gives MTKQIKGVLGEKLGMTQVWDENNRVVPVTVVKAGPCVVTQVRTNDSDGYESVQIAFGEIDPRKVNKPLKGHFAKADVTPRRHLVEIRTPDASEYTLGQEVTAEVFESGVKVDVTGKSKGKGFAGVMKRHNFKGLGAGHGTQRKHRSPGSIGGCATPGRVFKGLRMAGRMGNERVTTQNLTVHAVDAEKGLLLIKGAVPGPNGGLVLVRTAAKGV, from the coding sequence ATGACTAAGCAGATCAAGGGCGTCCTGGGCGAGAAGCTCGGCATGACCCAGGTCTGGGACGAGAACAACCGTGTCGTCCCGGTCACCGTCGTCAAGGCCGGGCCCTGCGTCGTTACCCAGGTCCGTACGAATGACTCCGACGGCTACGAGTCGGTCCAGATCGCCTTCGGCGAGATCGACCCTCGCAAGGTGAACAAGCCCCTCAAGGGTCACTTCGCCAAGGCCGACGTAACTCCCCGCCGCCACCTGGTGGAGATCCGCACCCCTGACGCCAGCGAGTACACGCTGGGCCAGGAGGTGACTGCCGAGGTGTTCGAGTCCGGCGTCAAGGTCGACGTCACGGGCAAGAGCAAGGGCAAGGGCTTCGCCGGTGTCATGAAGCGTCACAACTTCAAGGGACTCGGCGCCGGTCACGGCACCCAGCGCAAGCACCGCTCGCCGGGCTCGATCGGTGGCTGCGCCACCCCGGGTCGCGTGTTCAAGGGCCTCCGCATGGCGGGGCGTATGGGCAACGAGCGGGTCACCACCCAGAACCTGACCGTTCACGCCGTTGACGCGGAGAAGGGCCTGCTCCTCATCAAGGGCGCAGTTCCCGGTCCGAACGGTGGCCTCGTCCTGGTCCGTACCGCGGCCAAGGGGGTTTGA
- a CDS encoding RNA-guided endonuclease InsQ/TnpB family protein, which yields MATVAGTERGQETGGGGHARFTYRLRVSSSACAGLLAEWSRCRWVWNECVAKSKQTHEANKTRPEGAAKQTCGPAQLDRMLTEARKRTTWLREGSCVPQQQVIRDFGRSRAKAQKDVGAGGPVARRAGMPRYKKKREALPSLNYTTRGFRLRDGRLHLAGGIVLRPVWSRELPDAPSSVRIYQDSLGHWYASFVVPVKVQPLPATGTVIGIDWGVMETATTTSDTHDLPHAGYGMKARAKVGRYDRMMARRKPAKGHPASKGYQEARHLRAKAYKQVARQRQDTGRKWAKKVVRNHDALAVEDFQPKFLAKSTMARKAADAAIGATKAALLEMGRKHGRAVHLVHPAYTTMDCAQCEARAKHVLPLGMRTYTCTACGAESPRDKNSARVMLIRAGLNPAGIDRGRPGQALPGQAA from the coding sequence ATGGCGACAGTGGCGGGGACCGAGCGGGGCCAGGAGACCGGTGGCGGCGGGCATGCCCGGTTCACCTATCGGCTGCGTGTGTCTTCCTCCGCCTGTGCTGGTCTGTTGGCGGAGTGGAGCCGGTGTCGCTGGGTGTGGAACGAGTGCGTCGCCAAGTCCAAGCAGACCCACGAAGCGAACAAGACCCGGCCCGAGGGGGCCGCCAAGCAGACCTGCGGTCCGGCGCAGCTGGACCGGATGCTGACCGAGGCGAGAAAGCGGACCACCTGGTTGAGGGAGGGCTCTTGCGTTCCGCAGCAGCAGGTCATCCGGGACTTCGGTAGGTCGCGGGCCAAGGCGCAGAAGGACGTAGGGGCCGGTGGGCCGGTCGCGAGGCGAGCTGGGATGCCCCGGTACAAGAAGAAGCGTGAGGCGCTGCCGTCACTGAACTACACCACGCGGGGGTTTCGTCTCAGGGACGGCCGTCTGCATCTGGCGGGCGGAATCGTGCTGCGGCCGGTGTGGTCGAGAGAGCTGCCGGACGCGCCCTCCAGTGTCCGGATCTACCAGGACAGCCTCGGTCACTGGTACGCCTCCTTCGTCGTCCCGGTCAAGGTGCAGCCGCTTCCCGCGACCGGCACGGTGATCGGTATCGACTGGGGCGTGATGGAGACCGCGACCACAACGTCGGACACCCACGATCTCCCGCACGCTGGGTACGGCATGAAGGCCCGGGCCAAGGTGGGCCGGTATGACCGGATGATGGCCCGTCGCAAACCGGCCAAGGGCCACCCGGCCTCGAAGGGATATCAGGAGGCCAGGCACCTGCGCGCGAAGGCGTACAAGCAGGTCGCCCGCCAGCGCCAGGACACCGGCAGGAAGTGGGCGAAGAAGGTTGTCCGGAACCACGACGCCCTCGCGGTCGAAGACTTCCAGCCGAAGTTCCTTGCCAAGAGCACCATGGCCAGGAAGGCTGCGGACGCCGCCATCGGCGCCACCAAGGCAGCCCTGCTCGAGATGGGCCGCAAGCACGGCCGTGCCGTGCATCTGGTCCACCCCGCGTACACCACGATGGACTGCGCGCAGTGCGAAGCGAGAGCCAAGCACGTACTGCCGCTGGGGATGCGCACCTACACCTGCACCGCCTGCGGAGCCGAATCCCCCAGGGACAAGAATTCCGCACGCGTGATGCTCATCCGGGCTGGTCTCAACCCGGCTGGTATTGATCGCGGAAGACCCGGCCAGGCGCTGCCTGGCCAGGCAGCGTGA
- the rplW gene encoding 50S ribosomal protein L23, which produces MATRHPSIAPKAAKAAKAARVAKAKRHATEGKNTVETPLSKSFTDPRDVLVKPVVSEKSYALLDEGKYTFVVAPGANKTQIKQAVEAVFSVKVTGVNTINRQGKRKRTRTGFGKRADTKRAIVTLAEGDRIDIFGQAS; this is translated from the coding sequence ATGGCTACGCGTCACCCGAGCATCGCCCCCAAGGCGGCCAAGGCCGCCAAGGCCGCGCGCGTCGCCAAGGCGAAGCGCCACGCCACCGAGGGCAAGAACACCGTTGAGACGCCGCTGAGCAAGAGCTTCACGGACCCCCGTGACGTCCTCGTCAAGCCGGTCGTCTCTGAGAAGAGCTACGCGCTCCTCGACGAGGGCAAGTACACCTTCGTCGTCGCGCCCGGCGCCAACAAGACCCAGATCAAGCAGGCCGTCGAGGCGGTCTTCTCGGTCAAGGTCACTGGGGTCAACACGATCAACCGCCAGGGCAAGCGCAAGCGCACCCGCACGGGGTTCGGTAAGCGCGCTGACACCAAGCGCGCGATCGTGACCCTTGCTGAGGGCGACCGTATCGACATCTTCGGCCAGGCCTCCTAA
- the rplB gene encoding 50S ribosomal protein L2: MGIRKYKPTTPGRRGSSVADFVEVTRSTPEKSLVRPLHSKGGRNNAGRVTVRHQGGGHKRAYRVIDFRRHDKDGVPAKVAHIEYDPNRTARIALLHYADGEKRYILAPRNLSQGDRVENGPGADIKPGNNLALRNIPVGTTIHAIELRPGGGAKFARSAGASVQLLAKEGSMAHLRMPSGEIRLVDVRCRATIGEVGNAEQSNINWGKAGRKRWLGVRPTVRGVAMNPVDHPHGGGEGKTSGGRHPVSPWGQKEGRTRSPKKASNKYIVRRRKTNKKR, translated from the coding sequence ATGGGAATCCGCAAGTACAAGCCGACTACGCCGGGCCGTCGTGGCTCCAGCGTCGCCGACTTCGTCGAGGTAACGCGGTCCACGCCGGAGAAGTCGCTGGTCCGCCCGCTGCACAGCAAGGGCGGCCGTAACAACGCCGGTCGTGTGACCGTTCGCCACCAGGGTGGCGGACACAAGCGCGCCTACCGAGTGATCGACTTCCGTCGTCACGACAAGGACGGCGTGCCGGCGAAGGTCGCGCACATCGAGTACGACCCGAACCGCACCGCGCGCATCGCGCTCCTGCACTACGCGGACGGCGAGAAGCGCTACATCCTGGCCCCCCGCAACCTGTCGCAGGGTGACCGGGTCGAGAACGGACCGGGCGCGGACATCAAGCCGGGCAACAACCTGGCCCTCCGCAACATCCCGGTCGGTACGACCATCCACGCCATCGAGCTGCGGCCCGGCGGCGGCGCGAAGTTCGCCCGCTCCGCGGGTGCCTCCGTGCAGCTGCTTGCGAAGGAGGGCTCCATGGCCCACCTTCGTATGCCGTCCGGTGAGATCCGTCTGGTCGACGTCCGCTGCCGCGCCACCATTGGCGAGGTCGGCAACGCCGAGCAGTCGAACATCAACTGGGGCAAGGCCGGCCGCAAGCGCTGGCTGGGCGTTCGCCCGACCGTTCGCGGTGTGGCGATGAACCCGGTCGACCACCCGCACGGTGGTGGTGAGGGCAAGACCTCCGGTGGTCGCCACCCGGTCTCGCCCTGGGGTCAGAAGGAGGGTCGTACTCGTTCGCCGAAGAAGGCGAGCAACAAGTACATCGTCCGCCGCCGCAAGACGAACAAGAAGCGCTAG
- the rpsQ gene encoding 30S ribosomal protein S17: MSESNVTETKTDRGFRKTREGLVVSDKMDKTVVVAVEDRVKHALYGKVIRRTNKLKAHDEQNAAGVGDRVLLMETRPLSATKRWRIVEILEKAK; the protein is encoded by the coding sequence ATGAGCGAGAGCAACGTGACTGAGACGAAGACCGACCGCGGATTCCGCAAGACCCGTGAGGGTCTGGTCGTCAGCGACAAGATGGACAAGACCGTCGTCGTCGCTGTCGAGGACCGCGTGAAGCACGCGCTGTACGGCAAGGTCATCCGCCGTACGAACAAGCTCAAGGCGCACGACGAGCAGAACGCTGCCGGCGTCGGCGACCGCGTCCTCCTGATGGAGACGCGTCCGCTGTCGGCGACCAAGCGCTGGCGCATCGTCGAGATCCTCGAGAAGGCCAAGTAA
- the rplD gene encoding 50S ribosomal protein L4 — MSTIDILSPAGDKAGTVELPAEIFDVEKISIPLLHQVVVAQLAAARQGTHKTKRRGEVRGGGKKPYRQKGTGRARQGSTRAPQFAGGGVVHGPQPRDYSQRTPKKMKAAALRHALTDRARNARIHVVTNVVEGDISTKAAKTLLGKVSERKNVLLVIDRADETSLLSARNLPQVHILEPGQLNTYDVLVSDDVVFTKAAFESFVSGPKADETEGSEA; from the coding sequence ATGAGCACCATTGACATCCTTTCGCCGGCAGGCGACAAGGCCGGGACGGTCGAGCTCCCCGCGGAGATCTTCGACGTAGAGAAGATCAGCATCCCGCTTCTCCACCAGGTCGTCGTCGCTCAGCTGGCAGCTGCCCGTCAGGGCACGCACAAGACCAAGCGCCGCGGTGAAGTCCGCGGTGGTGGTAAGAAGCCGTACCGCCAGAAGGGCACCGGCCGCGCGCGCCAGGGTTCGACCCGTGCGCCGCAGTTCGCAGGCGGTGGCGTCGTCCACGGCCCGCAGCCGCGTGACTACTCGCAGCGGACCCCGAAGAAGATGAAGGCCGCGGCCCTGCGCCACGCCCTCACCGACCGGGCCCGCAACGCTCGTATCCACGTTGTCACCAACGTGGTCGAGGGCGACATCTCCACGAAGGCCGCGAAGACGCTGCTCGGCAAGGTCAGCGAGCGCAAGAACGTGCTCCTGGTCATCGACCGCGCGGACGAGACTTCGCTGCTCTCCGCCCGCAACCTGCCCCAGGTGCACATCCTGGAGCCGGGCCAGCTGAACACGTACGACGTGCTCGTCTCGGACGACGTGGTCTTCACCAAGGCCGCCTTCGAGTCCTTCGTGTCTGGCCCCAAGGCCGATGAGACCGAAGGGAGCGAAGCCTGA